A DNA window from Microcystis aeruginosa NIES-843 contains the following coding sequences:
- the adhE gene encoding bifunctional acetaldehyde-CoA/alcohol dehydrogenase, translating to MTVTNRQELEELIQQVKKAQQQFANYSQEQVDLIFKKAALAANNARIPLAKMAVQETGMGVIEDKVIKNHFASEIIYNKYKHSKTCGIIEEDKSFGLQKIAEPVGILAGIVPTTNPTATAIFKALIALKTRNGIIFSPHPRAKDCTIAAAKIVLEAAVKAGAPAGIIGWIDQPSVELSQALMQHPSINLILATGGPGMVKAAYSSGRPSLGVGAGNTPALIDETAHIKMAVSSIILSKTFDNGMICASEQSVIVVDSIYEEVRQEFIDRGAYLLSPEEREKVAEILLKDGHINPDIVGQPVEKLAAIAEISVPEDTRLLIGEVENIGLEEPFSYEKLSPILAMYRAKDFEDGVKKAEKLVLFAGRGHTAVLYTAPSNREHIKRFEDNVETARVLINTPSSQGAIGDIYNFRLDPSLTLGCGTWGGNSISENVEPTHLLNIKTVAERRENMLWFRVPPKVYFKYGALPVAIRELAGKKRAFIVTDKPLFDLGVTAPLEEVLEEIGITINIFYDVEPDPSLETVERGLNVINTFNPDVIIAIGGGSPMDAAKIMWLLYEHPEIEFESLAMRFMDIRKRVYELPPLGEKALMVCIPTTSGTGSEVTPFAVVTDRRNNIKYPLADYALTPSMAIVDPELVLNMPKKLTAYGGIDALTHALEAYVSVLASEYTNALAQDAIRLLFKYLPSSYHNGAKDPKAREKVHYAATMAGMAFANGFLGICHSMAHQLGAIFHIPHGLANALMISHVILYNATDAPFKQATFSQYKYPNVKWRYARIAHSLGLGGESETESVERLVLAIECLKREIGIPASIKEVIPETEAEFMAKLDHLAEQAFDDQCTGANPRYPLIEDLKTLLIQAYHGNLPLEVAVNGHGDVSLADLKLDPQPLSL from the coding sequence ATGACAGTTACCAATAGACAAGAGCTAGAAGAACTCATTCAACAAGTAAAAAAAGCTCAACAACAATTTGCCAACTATAGCCAAGAACAAGTAGATCTTATCTTCAAAAAAGCGGCATTAGCAGCTAACAACGCTCGCATTCCCCTGGCTAAAATGGCCGTACAAGAGACAGGGATGGGGGTAATAGAGGATAAAGTGATTAAAAACCATTTTGCCTCAGAAATCATCTACAACAAGTATAAACACAGCAAAACCTGCGGCATTATCGAAGAAGATAAATCCTTTGGTCTGCAAAAAATCGCCGAACCCGTGGGCATTTTAGCGGGGATCGTACCCACCACAAATCCCACCGCCACAGCCATTTTTAAAGCCCTAATTGCCCTGAAAACCCGCAACGGCATCATTTTTTCCCCCCATCCGCGAGCGAAAGACTGCACCATCGCGGCGGCCAAAATTGTCTTGGAAGCGGCCGTGAAAGCGGGTGCGCCGGCCGGTATTATTGGTTGGATCGATCAGCCATCGGTGGAACTTTCCCAAGCATTAATGCAACATCCCAGCATTAATTTAATCCTTGCTACCGGCGGTCCCGGTATGGTAAAAGCGGCCTATTCTTCGGGAAGACCTTCCTTAGGAGTCGGTGCCGGCAATACCCCCGCTTTAATTGACGAAACCGCTCACATAAAAATGGCCGTTTCCTCGATTATTCTCAGTAAAACCTTCGATAACGGCATGATTTGCGCCTCCGAACAATCGGTAATCGTTGTCGATAGCATCTATGAAGAAGTTCGACAGGAATTTATTGATCGCGGGGCCTATCTTCTTTCCCCCGAAGAAAGGGAAAAAGTCGCCGAGATTCTCCTAAAAGATGGTCATATCAACCCCGATATCGTCGGGCAACCAGTGGAAAAATTAGCCGCCATAGCGGAAATTTCTGTTCCAGAAGATACCAGGTTACTAATCGGAGAAGTAGAAAATATTGGCTTAGAGGAACCATTTTCCTACGAAAAACTCTCGCCAATTTTAGCTATGTACCGAGCGAAAGACTTTGAAGATGGGGTGAAAAAAGCCGAAAAACTGGTCTTATTTGCCGGTCGAGGTCATACGGCCGTGCTTTATACCGCACCCTCAAATCGGGAACATATTAAACGCTTTGAAGACAACGTAGAAACAGCCCGGGTATTAATTAATACCCCTTCCTCCCAGGGTGCAATTGGTGATATCTATAACTTCCGTCTCGATCCTAGTTTAACCCTCGGTTGTGGCACTTGGGGCGGTAATTCCATCAGCGAAAACGTCGAACCTACCCACCTATTAAATATTAAAACCGTGGCCGAGCGCCGGGAAAATATGCTTTGGTTCCGAGTACCACCAAAAGTATATTTTAAATACGGGGCATTACCCGTCGCTATTCGGGAATTAGCCGGCAAAAAACGGGCCTTTATTGTCACCGATAAACCTCTTTTTGACCTAGGAGTTACCGCACCTTTAGAGGAAGTTTTAGAAGAAATCGGCATCACGATTAATATCTTTTATGATGTGGAACCCGATCCTTCCCTAGAAACCGTCGAACGGGGGTTAAATGTCATTAATACCTTCAATCCCGATGTAATTATCGCTATCGGTGGCGGTTCCCCCATGGATGCCGCTAAAATTATGTGGCTACTCTACGAGCATCCAGAGATAGAATTCGAGAGCTTGGCCATGCGTTTTATGGATATCCGCAAACGAGTCTATGAATTGCCCCCTTTAGGCGAAAAAGCTCTGATGGTTTGTATTCCCACCACTTCGGGAACAGGATCAGAAGTGACTCCCTTCGCCGTCGTGACCGATCGCCGTAATAATATTAAGTATCCTCTGGCAGATTATGCCCTAACTCCCAGCATGGCAATTGTCGATCCGGAATTAGTGCTAAATATGCCGAAAAAATTAACAGCCTACGGCGGAATTGACGCTTTAACTCACGCTCTTGAGGCCTACGTCTCGGTTTTAGCCTCAGAGTACACCAATGCTCTTGCTCAAGATGCCATCCGACTGCTGTTTAAATACTTGCCCAGTTCCTATCATAACGGAGCTAAAGACCCGAAAGCGCGGGAAAAAGTCCATTATGCGGCGACAATGGCCGGAATGGCCTTCGCTAATGGCTTTTTAGGCATCTGTCACTCCATGGCCCACCAATTGGGGGCCATTTTCCACATTCCCCACGGTCTGGCCAATGCCTTGATGATTTCCCACGTCATCCTCTATAATGCCACCGATGCCCCCTTTAAACAGGCTACCTTCTCTCAGTACAAATATCCTAACGTGAAGTGGCGCTATGCCAGGATCGCTCATTCCTTGGGATTGGGAGGAGAAAGCGAGACCGAAAGTGTGGAAAGATTGGTATTAGCGATCGAATGTTTAAAACGGGAAATCGGTATTCCGGCCAGTATCAAAGAGGTAATTCCCGAAACTGAAGCCGAATTTATGGCCAAATTAGACCATTTAGCCGAACAAGCTTTCGATGATCAGTGTACCGGAGCCAATCCCCGTTATCCCCTGATCGAGGACTTAAAAACCCTGTTAATCCAAGCTTATCACGGCAATTTGCCCCTAGAGGTGGCGGTAAATGGTCACGGTGATGTCAGTCTTGCCGATTTGAAGTTAGATCCGCAACCCTTGAGCTTGTAG
- a CDS encoding AAA family ATPase produces MSQIKVKNFGPIKAGLLENDGFIDVRKVTIFIGNQGTGKSSIAKLISTLSWLEKALYRGDLEEKYVTKYNRFVKSFCQYQNLTNYFLPETQIEYNGDVYRISFENAKLSIERTDNSKYRVPKIMYVPAERNFLSAVRWPEKLKGLPESLYTFWEELDRSQQELSGSLTLPVGEVKLKFDKLNRLAKIVGSDYKLNLSEASSGFQSFVPLFLVSRNIALSINRTQETSGNELSGEEQKRLKMEIEKIISNDNLSDDLKKAALEVLSSKYRNECFVNIVEEIEQNLFPQSQKKILYKLFEFVNLTQGNKLILTTHSPYIINDLTLAIKADKVIKKILSSAISNADYLQEKLNQIVPKASCIGAEDAIVYELTEQGEIRELATYKGLPSDENYLNLSLGETNQLFDDLLEIEEQL; encoded by the coding sequence ATGAGCCAAATTAAAGTTAAAAACTTCGGTCCAATTAAGGCGGGTTTACTAGAAAATGATGGTTTTATCGACGTTCGGAAAGTAACGATTTTTATCGGTAATCAAGGAACTGGAAAAAGTAGCATTGCTAAATTAATATCAACATTAAGCTGGTTGGAAAAAGCTCTATATCGTGGAGATTTAGAGGAAAAATATGTGACTAAATATAATCGTTTTGTTAAATCTTTTTGTCAATACCAAAATTTAACCAATTACTTTTTACCCGAAACCCAAATTGAATACAATGGAGATGTTTATCGAATTAGTTTTGAAAATGCTAAATTATCGATCGAGCGTACTGATAATTCAAAGTATCGAGTACCAAAAATTATGTATGTACCAGCAGAGCGAAACTTTTTGAGTGCAGTAAGATGGCCAGAAAAACTCAAAGGACTGCCAGAATCATTATATACTTTCTGGGAAGAATTGGATCGCTCACAACAGGAATTATCTGGCAGTTTGACTTTGCCAGTAGGTGAGGTTAAATTGAAATTTGATAAACTCAATAGACTGGCCAAGATTGTGGGTAGTGATTATAAACTAAATCTATCAGAAGCTTCCAGTGGTTTTCAGTCTTTTGTTCCTTTATTTCTCGTTTCTCGAAATATTGCTTTATCGATTAATCGAACTCAAGAAACTTCCGGCAATGAACTCAGTGGAGAGGAGCAAAAAAGATTAAAAATGGAAATCGAGAAAATTATCTCTAATGATAATCTTTCCGATGACCTAAAAAAGGCAGCACTAGAAGTGTTATCTTCTAAATACCGCAATGAGTGTTTTGTAAATATTGTGGAAGAAATCGAGCAGAATCTATTTCCCCAATCTCAGAAAAAGATTTTATATAAATTATTTGAATTTGTCAATTTAACTCAAGGAAATAAACTCATTTTAACTACTCATAGTCCTTATATTATCAACGATCTAACCCTAGCTATCAAAGCAGATAAAGTTATCAAAAAAATCCTATCATCAGCGATTTCTAACGCCGATTATCTCCAAGAAAAGCTCAACCAAATTGTCCCGAAAGCCTCTTGTATAGGGGCAGAAGATGCTATTGTATATGAATTAACAGAGCAAGGAGAAATCCGAGAACTTGCTACATATAAGGGTTTACCTTCTGATGAAAATTATCTCAATCTTTCCCTAGGAGAGACAAATCAGCTTTTTGATGATTTACTGGAAATCGAAGAACAGTTATGA